From Brachionichthys hirsutus isolate HB-005 chromosome 16, CSIRO-AGI_Bhir_v1, whole genome shotgun sequence, a single genomic window includes:
- the c16h17orf75 gene encoding protein Njmu-R1, with the protein MFTSQTSSFQDSIDVEERDDFDSEEMAGCHQRMQLNCYYTIYLYQGSRSEASGESEAWSQRRADSTASQADFSLTLIDSSLPSEAEPELRAYISRRLSKGALLGGMGNIATVELSIPEQAVGCYCCLLEQESSPEQPDADGNGHVICFMGGSEKGLNLFRLELDKYVQGLRSSLQTSELQNLETEVRPCLSRWYEESVMHIHRVVQLVQSDVGFLLHAALSHTHVEVHHSDEKTKADVSRFIKAASLQGLSQQETTTSSLCKAISEDTQSGLIIDCSTGPPALSHAVSNRFCDDWIQAFLNAVESYNPFLLRQILENFKLKAIQDMNSLKRFVRQAEMSHYALFRCCQFLQSCGNGDVLLQNARAEHSDLPEACSIITVLEEFLKEQSQAQA; encoded by the exons ATGTTTACCTCCCAAACATCCTCATTCCAAGACTCAATCGACGTGGAAGAGAGAGATGATTTCGACAGTGAAGAAATGGCTGGATGCCACCAGAGAATGCAGCTGAACTGCTACTACACCATCTACCTGTATCAGGGCTCCAG ATCTGAGGCTTCTGGGGAAAGTGAGGCTTGGAGCCAGCGACGGGCAGACTCCACAGCCAGCCAGGCTGACTTTAG CCTGACTCTAATTGACAGCAGCCTGCCGTCAGAAGCGGAACCTGAGCTGCGGGCCTACATTTCGAGGCGACTGAGCAAAGGAGCCCTGTTGGGAGGCATGGGCAACATCGCCACCGTGGAACTTAG TATTCCGGAGCAGGCCGTCGGCTGCTACTGCTGCCTGCTGGAGCAGGAAAGTTCTCCTGAGCAGCCGGATGCTGATGGGAACGGACACGTCATCTGCTTCATGGGCGGCTCTGAGAAAGGACTGAACCT ATTTAGATTAGAGCTTGATAAATATGTCCAAGGCTTGCGCAGCAGCCTGCAAACCTCAGAG CTGCAGAACCTCGAGACGGAGGTGCGCCCCTGTCTGAGCCGGTGGTACGAGGAATCTGTGATGCACATTCATCGGGTGGTGCAGCTGGTCCAGAGCGACGTCGGCTTCCTGCTTCATGCc GCTCTGAGTCACACACATGTCGAGGTCCATCATTCAGATGAAAAGACAAAGGCCGATGTGTCCAG GTTCATCAAAGCAGCCAGTTTGCAGGGCCTGTCCCAGCAAGAGACCACGACATCATCTCTCTGTAAGGCCATCTCAGAGGACACACAGTCGGGCCTGATCATAGACTGCTCCACCGGCCCGCCCGCCCTCTCACACGCCG TCAGTAATCGTTTCTGCGATGACTGGATTCAGGCTTTTCTCAACGCCGTGGAAAGTTACAATCCTTTCCTGCTCAGACAGATTCTGGAGAACTTCAAGCTGAAG GCCATCCAGGACATGAACAGCCTGAAGCGCTTTGTGCGACAGGCAGAGATGAGCCATTATGCCTTGTTCCGTTGCTGCCAGTTCCTGCAGAGCTGTGGAAACggggacgtgttactgcagaaCGCCAGAGCAGAGCACAGTGACCTACCCGAAGCCTGCAGCATCATCACCGTTCTGGAGGAGTTCCTCAAGGAACAATCCCAGGCCCAGGCCTGA
- the adap2 gene encoding arf-GAP with dual PH domain-containing protein 2 isoform X1 yields the protein MASGQRNEKILLELVNQPENSRCADCGAPDPDWAAYRLGVFVCLSCSGTHRNLSTMVKSIKLDFWEDELVAIMKSKGNASAQAFYESAVPAYYYRPRKNDCVVLRDQWIRAKYDRMEFTGEPKYPPLGYTTGFYEGMLWKKGKENTRFLKRRFELSQREFTLSYFNKKDESKGPKAVISIKDLNATFQPEKIGHLHGLQITYQNGDHTRNLYVYHDSAEEIVAWFNAIRAARYAYLKSAYPTGSDEELIPKITRNYLKEGFMEKTEPSQKEPFRKRWFSLDSQNRTLFYFKGQMDAVELGVVFVGTESKGYSTKEYVPKGPRGNKWKYGIMMETPAKQFVFMCEKESDQKAWLDALGQVAQRPMAPQDYKTEANIE from the exons ATGGCGAGCGGCCAGCGAAACGAGAAGATTCTACTGGAGCTGGTGAATCAACCGGAAAACAGCCGGTGCGCAGACTGCGGCGCGCCCG ATCCAGATTGGGCAGCCTACCgcctgggtgtgtttgtgtgtctcagctGCTCCGGGACACACCGCAACCTGTCCACCATGGTCAAATCCATAAAGCTGGACTTCTGGGAGGATGAACTGGTGGCG ATCATGAAGTCCAAAGGCAATGCCAGCGCCCAAGCGTTTTATGAGAGCGCTGTTCCAGCCTACTACTACCGGCCCCGGAAAAATGACTGTGT tgTTTTAAGAGACCAGTGGATTCGCGCTAAATATGACCGGATGGAATTCACAGGAGAGCCCAAATATCCACCCCTCGGATACACCACAG GTTTCTATGAAGGCATGTTATGGAAGAAAGGGAAAGAGAACACACGGTTCCTGAAGCGGAGGTTTGAGCTGTCGCAGAGAGAATTCACGCTGTCTTACTTCAACAAGAAAGAT GAGTCCAAAGGCCCCAAAGCTGTGATCTCCATTAAGGACCTAAACGCCACCTTTCAGCCAGAGAAGATTGGCCATCTCCACGGTCTGCAGATCACCTACCAAAACGGAGACCACACCAGGAACCTCTATGTTTATCACGACAGTGCTGAG GAAATAGTTGCGTGGTTCAATGCCATCCGTGCCGCTCGCTACGCATACCTGAAGTCAGCCTACCCGACTGGAAGCGATGAAGAG CTTATACCAAAGATAACAAGAAACTACCTGAAAGAGGGATTCATGGAGAAGACAGAGCCATCA caAAAGGAGCCATTCAGAAAGAGGTGGTTTTCTTTGGACTCCCAAAACAGGACATTGTTCTATTTCAAGGGTCAGATG GATGCAGTGGAGTTAGGAGTTGTTTTCGTCGGCACAGAGAGCAAAGGCTACTCGACAAAGGAGTATGTCCCTAAAGGTCCTCGAGGAAACAAGTGGAAGTATGGCATTATGATGGAGACGCCTGCGAAACAGTTTGTCTTCATGTGTGAGAAGGAAAGTGATCAGAAAGCGTGGCTGGATGCCCTCGGACAGGTCGCGCAGCGGCCTATGGCACCGCAGGATTACAAAA CTGAAGCCAACATCGAGTAA
- the rhot1a gene encoding mitochondrial Rho GTPase 1-A, with product MRKDVRILLVGEPKVGKTSLIMSLVSEEFPDEVPLRAEEIIIPAGVTPERVPTHIVDYSDAEQSDEQLHQEISKANVICIVYSVNNKKSIEKVRTHWIPLINDRTDKDSRVPLILVGNKSDLVEHSSMETILPIMNQYQDIETCVECSAKNLKNISELFYYAQKAVLHPTGPLYCPEEKELKPSCIKALTRIFKVSDLDNDGILNDNELNFFQRTCFNTLLGHQALEDVKNVVRKNMTNGVQDNGLTLKGFLFLHTLFIQRGRHETTWTVLRRFGYDDDLELTQEYLFPLIKIPSDCTTELNHNAYLFLQSVFDKHDKDRDCALSPDEVKDLFKVFPYMPWGPDVNQTVCTNDQGWLTYQGYLSQWTLTTYLDVQRSLEYLGYLGYSIIYEHESQAAAVTVTRNKRIDLQKKQTQRSVFRCNVLGSRGSGKSGFLQAFLGKNLQRRIREDHKSLYAISTTYVYGQEKYLLLHEMMPDVDFLSEADLACDVVCLVYDVSDPRSFEYCAKVYKQYFLDSKTPCVVMAAKSDLHEVRQHCSPSPQEFCRKHKLHPPQPFTCNTDEALSKDIYTRLTTMAMYPHLAQADLKSSTFWLRASLGATVCAVLGFAMYRALLKQR from the exons ATGAGGAAGGACGTGAGGATTCTGCTCGTGGGGGAAC ccaaGGTGGGGAAGACATCGCTGATCATGTCTCTGGTTAGTGAGGAGTTCCCGGATGAG GTTCCTCTGCGTGCCGAGGAGATCATCATCCCGGCAGGGGTCACTCCAGAGAGGGTGCCCACGCACATTGTGGACTACTCAG ACGCTGAACAGTCAGATGAACAGTTGCACCAAGAAATCTCTAAG GCAAATGTTATCTGCATAGTTTATTCAGTCAACAACAAGAAGTCTATTGAAAAGGTGAGAAC CCACTGGATCCCCCTCATAAACGACAGGACGGACAAAGACAGCAG GGTTCCGTTGATTCTTGTGGGGAACAAGTCCGACCTGGTGGAGCACAGCAGCATGGAGACCATCCTTCCAATCATGAATCAATACCAGGATATCGAGACTTGTGTGGAG TGTTCTGCCAAAAATCTGAAGAATATCTCCGAGCTCTTCTACTACGCCCAGAAGGCTGTTCTCCACCCAACCGGACCGCTATACTGtccagaggagaaggag TTGAAGCCCTCTTGCATCAAGGCTTTAACTCGAATCTTTAAAGTGTCTGACCTGGACAACGACGGCATCTTGAACGACAATGAGCTCAACTTCTTCCAG AGGACGTGCTTCAATACACTGCTGGGACATCAGGCCTTAGAAGATGTGAAGAACGTGGTCAGGAAGAACATGACCAATGGCGTCCAAGACAACGGGCTCACACTCAAAG gattcCTGTTCCTTCACACCCTCTTCATACAGCGAGGCAGACACGAAACCACGTGGACGGTGCTGAGACGGTTCGGCTACGATGACGACCTGGAGCTCACCCAAGAATATCTGTTTCCTTT GATAAAGATCCCTTCCGACTGCACCACCGAGCTCAACCACAATGCTTACCTCTTCCTCCAGAGTGTCTTTGATAAACATGACAAA GATAGAGACTGTGCACTCTCCCCAGACGAGGTGAAGGACCTGTTCAAAGTGTTTCCTTACATGCCGTGGGGTCCAGATGTGAACCAAACAGTTTGCACTAATGACCAGGGCTGGCTCACGTACCAAGGATACCTCTCCCAGTGGAC GCTAACAACCTATCTAGATGTGCAGCGTAGTTTGGAGTACTTGGGATACCTGGGCTACTCTATCATCTATGAGCACGAGTCTCAGGCCGCTGCCGTTACAG TGACGCGTAACAAGCGCATtgacctgcagaagaagcagaCCCAGCGCAGCGTATTCCGCTGCAACGTTCTGGGGTCCCGGGGGAGTGGGAAGAGTGGCTTCCTCCAAGCTTTCCTAGGAAAGAACCTGCAG AGGCGAATTAGAGAAGACCACAAGTCCTTGTATGCCATCAGCACCACCTACGTTTATGGTCAGGAGAAGTACCTGCTG CTCCACGAGATGATGCCAGATGTGGACTTCCTGTCGGAGGCGGACCTCGCCTGCGACGTGGTGTGTTTGGTGTACGACGTGAGCGATCCGCGCTCTTTTGAATACTGTGCCAAAGTATACAAG CAATACTTCCTCGACAGCAAGACGCCTTGCGTGGTGATGGCAGCCAAGTCGGACCTGCATGAGGTGCGACAGCACTGCAGTCCGTCACCGCAGGAGTTCTGCCGTAAACACAAGCTCCACCCGCCGCAGCCGTTTACGTGCAACACGGACGAGGCGCTCAGCAAAGACATCTACACCAGACTCACCACCATGGCCATGTACCC GCACCTGGCTCAGGCGGACCTGAAGAGCTCCACCTTCTGGCTGAGGGCGAGCCTCGGCGCCACGGTCTGCGCCGTGCTGGGCTTCGCCATGTACAGGGCGCTTCTCAAACAGCGGTGA
- the LOC137906007 gene encoding uncharacterized protein isoform X2, with amino-acid sequence MFESFLQKRKDTMKMWVTYWFRLQSTTLFFYTKKNGSASHLRGSYYIYTVQSVRQVHSSDGKRFMFEIVMTNGKRKVLAAETAALRQEWIEHLWQAMHLSSSRDSDSRRRPLQVSEQPERTDGDPVEEPPSPQGLSASADHAPPDNGGTSFPGSLSEELNGDKSPPSTNGLNIADEDEDEVDYDVLPARNEEAQTDQVDEDLYDFPVSFRGAAAHPENIYDVPSRFMGMPPDRDSAFSSEEQREDRLYQRTGGPV; translated from the exons ATGTTTGAAAGCTTcctgcagaaaagaaaagatacgatg AAAATGTGGGTGACCTATTGGTTCAGGCTTCAAAGCACGACCTTGTTCTTCTACACAAAGAAGAATGGGAGCGCG TCGCACCTGAGGGGCAGTTACTACATTTACACA GTGCAGTCGGTGCGACAGGTGCACAGCTCGGACGGCAAACGCTTCATGTTTGAGATTGTCATGACCAACGGAAAGAGAAAGGTGTTG gcAGCAGAGACTGCAGCGCTCAGACAGGAGTGGATAGAGCATCTATGGCAGGCCATGCATCTGTCCTCCTCCCGCGACTCAGACTCCAGACGGAGACC CCTTCAGGTGTCTGAGCAGCCAGAGAGAACAGACGGTGACCCTGTGGAGGAGCCACCGTCTCCTCAGGGCCTCTCTGCCTCCGCAGACCACGCCCCGCCTGACAACGGGGGCACCTCCTTCCCCGGCTCCCTGTCAGAGGAGCTAAACG GTGACAAAAGTCCCCCGTCAACCAATGGATTAAACATtgcagatgaagacgaagacgaagtcGACTATGATGTTTTGCCAGCTAGAAATG AGGAGGCTCAGACTGACCAGGTGGACGAGGACCTGTATGACTTCCCCGTGTCTTTCAGAGGGGCTGCTGCACATCCAG AGAACATCTACGATGTGCCGAGCAGGTTTATGGGGATGCCGCCTGATAGAGATTCAG CTTTCAGCtcggaggagcagcgggaggacAGACTCTACCAGAGGACAGGAGGTCCGGTTTGA
- the adap2 gene encoding arf-GAP with dual PH domain-containing protein 2 isoform X2 encodes MASGQRNEKILLELVNQPENSRCADCGAPDPDWAAYRLGVFVCLSCSGTHRNLSTMVKSIKLDFWEDELVAIMKSKGNASAQAFYESAVPAYYYRPRKNDCVVLRDQWIRAKYDRMEFTGEPKYPPLGYTTGMLWKKGKENTRFLKRRFELSQREFTLSYFNKKDESKGPKAVISIKDLNATFQPEKIGHLHGLQITYQNGDHTRNLYVYHDSAEEIVAWFNAIRAARYAYLKSAYPTGSDEELIPKITRNYLKEGFMEKTEPSQKEPFRKRWFSLDSQNRTLFYFKGQMDAVELGVVFVGTESKGYSTKEYVPKGPRGNKWKYGIMMETPAKQFVFMCEKESDQKAWLDALGQVAQRPMAPQDYKTEANIE; translated from the exons ATGGCGAGCGGCCAGCGAAACGAGAAGATTCTACTGGAGCTGGTGAATCAACCGGAAAACAGCCGGTGCGCAGACTGCGGCGCGCCCG ATCCAGATTGGGCAGCCTACCgcctgggtgtgtttgtgtgtctcagctGCTCCGGGACACACCGCAACCTGTCCACCATGGTCAAATCCATAAAGCTGGACTTCTGGGAGGATGAACTGGTGGCG ATCATGAAGTCCAAAGGCAATGCCAGCGCCCAAGCGTTTTATGAGAGCGCTGTTCCAGCCTACTACTACCGGCCCCGGAAAAATGACTGTGT tgTTTTAAGAGACCAGTGGATTCGCGCTAAATATGACCGGATGGAATTCACAGGAGAGCCCAAATATCCACCCCTCGGATACACCACAG GCATGTTATGGAAGAAAGGGAAAGAGAACACACGGTTCCTGAAGCGGAGGTTTGAGCTGTCGCAGAGAGAATTCACGCTGTCTTACTTCAACAAGAAAGAT GAGTCCAAAGGCCCCAAAGCTGTGATCTCCATTAAGGACCTAAACGCCACCTTTCAGCCAGAGAAGATTGGCCATCTCCACGGTCTGCAGATCACCTACCAAAACGGAGACCACACCAGGAACCTCTATGTTTATCACGACAGTGCTGAG GAAATAGTTGCGTGGTTCAATGCCATCCGTGCCGCTCGCTACGCATACCTGAAGTCAGCCTACCCGACTGGAAGCGATGAAGAG CTTATACCAAAGATAACAAGAAACTACCTGAAAGAGGGATTCATGGAGAAGACAGAGCCATCA caAAAGGAGCCATTCAGAAAGAGGTGGTTTTCTTTGGACTCCCAAAACAGGACATTGTTCTATTTCAAGGGTCAGATG GATGCAGTGGAGTTAGGAGTTGTTTTCGTCGGCACAGAGAGCAAAGGCTACTCGACAAAGGAGTATGTCCCTAAAGGTCCTCGAGGAAACAAGTGGAAGTATGGCATTATGATGGAGACGCCTGCGAAACAGTTTGTCTTCATGTGTGAGAAGGAAAGTGATCAGAAAGCGTGGCTGGATGCCCTCGGACAGGTCGCGCAGCGGCCTATGGCACCGCAGGATTACAAAA CTGAAGCCAACATCGAGTAA
- the LOC137906007 gene encoding uncharacterized protein isoform X1: protein MFESFLQKRKDTMKMWVTYWFRLQSTTLFFYTKKNGSASHLRGSYYIYTVQSVRQVHSSDGKRFMFEIVMTNGKRKVLAAETAALRQEWIEHLWQAMHLSSSRDSDSRRRPLQVSEQPERTDGDPVEEPPSPQGLSASADHAPPDNGGTSFPGSLSEELNGEETAHQGDKSPPSTNGLNIADEDEDEVDYDVLPARNEEAQTDQVDEDLYDFPVSFRGAAAHPENIYDVPSRFMGMPPDRDSAFSSEEQREDRLYQRTGGPV from the exons ATGTTTGAAAGCTTcctgcagaaaagaaaagatacgatg AAAATGTGGGTGACCTATTGGTTCAGGCTTCAAAGCACGACCTTGTTCTTCTACACAAAGAAGAATGGGAGCGCG TCGCACCTGAGGGGCAGTTACTACATTTACACA GTGCAGTCGGTGCGACAGGTGCACAGCTCGGACGGCAAACGCTTCATGTTTGAGATTGTCATGACCAACGGAAAGAGAAAGGTGTTG gcAGCAGAGACTGCAGCGCTCAGACAGGAGTGGATAGAGCATCTATGGCAGGCCATGCATCTGTCCTCCTCCCGCGACTCAGACTCCAGACGGAGACC CCTTCAGGTGTCTGAGCAGCCAGAGAGAACAGACGGTGACCCTGTGGAGGAGCCACCGTCTCCTCAGGGCCTCTCTGCCTCCGCAGACCACGCCCCGCCTGACAACGGGGGCACCTCCTTCCCCGGCTCCCTGTCAGAGGAGCTAAACGGTGAGGAGACGGCGCACCAAG GTGACAAAAGTCCCCCGTCAACCAATGGATTAAACATtgcagatgaagacgaagacgaagtcGACTATGATGTTTTGCCAGCTAGAAATG AGGAGGCTCAGACTGACCAGGTGGACGAGGACCTGTATGACTTCCCCGTGTCTTTCAGAGGGGCTGCTGCACATCCAG AGAACATCTACGATGTGCCGAGCAGGTTTATGGGGATGCCGCCTGATAGAGATTCAG CTTTCAGCtcggaggagcagcgggaggacAGACTCTACCAGAGGACAGGAGGTCCGGTTTGA